A stretch of DNA from Kazachstania africana CBS 2517 chromosome 3, complete genome:
CATAGATTTTACTTAGTTCAAAATGGTACCCATGAATGTTGCAATGTTCAAAAAACAAAGGAAGTTTCATTCTAGATCGTTCAGCGATACCAATAAATCTAATCACATCAGtttgatttaattttatGTTGTTTGCATTAAGTCCCACAATTAGTAGCTTAAAGATCCTGTCTagtatgaaaaataatttgaatagttTCGAGATTGTTTCCCTGTCACTGGGagcaatttcaaatttttccacGTAATCCATCAAGTCATCAGCAATTCTCATGATGTAATATGTTTGGCCAAAATCAGAAGATTTTACAGTTTGCTGGTCCTTCTGCAGTACTTCTTGTTCCCAGGAGCTAATTTTACTGTTTAGTTcttcctttgaaaattgaagtaAGTGTTCGGTACTAACTAGACCGTCAATTGAGTACCAAATAAAGTCTAGTAATGCTTTAACATCTTTAAGTAACTCAGAAAGTGTTACATACCCTAGCTTGTCATTCAACCCTCTAGATTGCACAAATTTCCTTTGTATCGCCAATAATTGTTGATCCACATatgaaataaattttgaCTGTTGAGACATCGATAATTGTCTTAATCTTGTACTTCTATCCAAATCAGGAAGTGTGTGAGCTAATGACGATAGATTTgtatttgatgaaaatggaGACCTTATATTTACTTGTGGAgcaaaatcttcaaaattatcgaATTGGATTTCATTAGTTGTGTCATCCAAAGAACGTTTGCTTGCGATATTAATGCCACTAGGGATAGGTGTAGCTGGAATACTGTCTTCTAAACCTGGATTCAAATCCAAGTCTGCGATATCCTGTTGATCTAGCTCCTTTAGGtcatttaaattcaaatgttCGTCAGGTTGAGCATGTAGGGGAGTCTCTGGCTCTGATTGCATTATAATTTCTTCGTAATTgtgttattattttttgagtTCCTAGTTGATTATCACTAAGTTTAGTACACTAAATCTATCAGTGATAGATAAACTTGATGATTTACGGCGTTACTATAATTTACCTTCATATGGCATCTGTGTTATATTTTAATCCGTGGGGGAAAAGCTCTCGCATTGAATACTATCCAGCTATATTGATCGTCGCGCACAGAGAGCATAACCCTAATGTGTATAAACCCATCCATTACATACACTAAACTTAGGGTTCCCACTTTCTACCATGAGAGATCAAGAGATCTGACTGTATGGTATTTAATAGTGCGTACAAGTTGAATCCCAGTCGAAGAAATGGTATGGAAAGACGTTAAGTTATCATTTAGCCCTGCTGCTCTCTTTGTTAGTCGTGTGATGTGAGAAGGAACTTCCTGGCCTCTCGGCGGCTAAATGTTTACCGTCGAATATAAAAAGGAGCTTATAACTTGGATTGCATTTTATTACTCTTTACTCTAGCATTTAGTTCAATACTTGGGGTTCGCTGACATGAGTGGCGCTGTATTGGGTTATCTAGAAGTTGTATCAGCAGAAGATTCAGGTCCTGTTGACAACAGAGTCTCAATTAACAGACACGAAATTCTGAGAATAGGTCGCAACAAGAAAGAATGTCATTTGCTTCTTAATGACCCTTCCATATCTTCCGTTCACTGTATTTTATGGgcaatattatttgatgaCGACAGTGTGCCAATGTGTTATATCAAAGACCTTTCTCTAAATGGTACTACGATAAACGGTAAATCATTGAATAAGAATACGACATATCTTTTGGAAGATGGTGATGAAATCAATCTGTGGTTGACTAAGGCAAAAAGGGACAAAAGTACAGTCTATCCCTTATTTAGATTCAAAGCAATTGGATCTGATAAACAGAAATTACATCTAATGACTCAATTACAACTTGAAAAGGATATCGATTGTTGGAATATCTCCCCTAAAGTAATTGGCAATGGGACTTTTGGCCATGTAATGGTTTGTTTCAATATGGCTGACACTCAGAATACTAGACTACATCAaatcaacaaaaaattgaaaaattatgcTGTgaaaatcattaaattaAAGCCCAATAAGCTTGATAAAGAGGCTAAAATTTTAATACAATTAAATCACCCAAATATTATCAAGGTATATCATACATACGTTGATCCACTGAACAACCTGTATATATTTCAGGATCTGGTCCCAGGTGGTGATCTGTTCTCGTATCTTGCTAAGGGTGATCGGTTGACTTCGATTTCAGAAAGCGAATCTCTTCTTATTgtatatcaaatattgaaagcCTTAGAATACTTACATAGGAGAGGAATTGTTCACCGAGATCTAAAATtagataatattttattagaatCACCTGAACCGTGTACAAGAATAATTTTGGCTGATTTTGGTATTGCCAAGCATTTAACCTCAAATGTAACAAGGATGCATACTGTTGTGGGAACTCCAGAATATTGTGCTCCAGAAGTTGGCTTTAAGGCAAAtcgaaaaatttataaaagCTTTTCAAGAGCTGCTACAATTGATCAACAAAAAACGGGTTATGATCATAAGTGTGATATTTGGTCATTGGGTGTCATTACTCATATTATGCTCACTGGCATTTCACCATTTTACGGTGATGGAACggaaaaatcaattatcCAAAACGCAAAATCAGGAACccttgattttgaagttaaGCATTGGCAACAAATCAGTAGAGCTGCGAAAACATTTGTCAAAAGCGTACTGCAGGTAGATGTCACCAAAAGATTagatattgatgaaagtCTCAAGCATTCTTGGATATCCAATCATAGAGTACAACTAGAAGAAATTtacagaaagaaaattctgAGAGTTACACCTTAGTTATATCTAATCGAATTATTGCTCTAAATTGGAGGAAGAACAAACTGTTACAGCCTCTGCATAATATAAGAGTATATGTTGTAGTACATAGTCATCTGtcttattttcttccaCGCCAAGGGCGGCCATCGGACAAAagtaagaaaatatatgaTGTCGAGAACAACCTTGATTAAAGCAAAATCTGACGAGAACATAATATGATATGATAAGATATTGCATACGATTTATCCATACCACGAAAGGATGtaagaattcaattgatttggtttatgaaaattttgtaaaaggTAAACCGTCGAAAACAGTGTCAAAAAAACTGATAGTACcaattgaaggaaaatcAAGTTCCTACACTATAATAGATAGATGGTTGCTTGATAGTATTGACCCTCAGGTTTCAAACAGCAGTCATGGCACCAGATGTGAGCTAAGGTTAGCAACTGTCTTAAAAACGTTACAAAGGTTGAGATCGGCAAATAAAAACGATCTATATTTTCAGCTGTTGAACAAAATACATTCTACCAATATCAACTGGATACcaaaattaagaaatgCCCAGTTATCGGTACCTGATGAACTTTATTATGAAGTTTCTACAATGCTTTATAAGCTATCGATAACACAAAATTATGAGGACAATCTTCTGTTAAGTAAATTTATACTTTGCttcttgaaagattttaatCCAACTGATAAAGGAAATTTACAAACAAGAGtcagatttttcaaaaattgtttaacGCCAATCACTAAATCAGGATCAATGGCGTTAGTTGAATCGGGATTAAAACTGCTTCCGACGGGTGATAAGGTGTTAACCAATACTCTGACTTATCTCGTACTAATGTCATTTTATAATGAAACCAATCAATTGCTTAGATTAGTTGACCATATAAAGCACAAGGAAATTATGGTTCACGGTGTAGTAGATATTAGTATATTTGAATCCCTCCTAGCAAAGGTTTTGAGGAACCTATTAAATAATGGCCTTGAGGAAGACGCTCAGTATTTGTTGGAGAAATGCGTAATAGATTGGAATTTACGATTTAATGATCACAATATATCCTCATTTGACGAATTATGCAGAAAATTTGCATACTTTCGATTACTAGATAAATTGTCATTATTGACAAATTCAGTTCAACCTCTGGAAATTTTGCCATTAAAATCGAActtatttgataattcagctttcgagaaatttttgtcaCATTGGCAAGGTAATCAGAATAAAACAAATGCAGAAAAATGTGAAGGAATAGATTTTGCTATTACGAAGCTTCCAAGAACTGGAAGCTCACTTGAAGTATGGTCTACTCGGTTAGAAGAGATATTAAAGTACCAAGAAGAAACACTAAGCGAAGAAAGCACGAAAAAAATGACGATTAATTTGATTCTCACTCGTTTAGCAGGCGAGAAGTCTTTCGGTTTTCTTCTGCAAATTCTGTCTAAGCTGTATTTTGagttaaattttgatatacCTTTAAGTCAATGTGTTCTTACCggtatgaaaaaaaattcggGTTATCATACTCTATTCAAAT
This window harbors:
- the TFB6 gene encoding TFIIH complex subunit TFB6 (similar to Saccharomyces cerevisiae YOR352W; ancestral locus Anc_7.40), whose product is MQSEPETPLHAQPDEHLNLNDLKELDQQDIADLDLNPGLEDSIPATPIPSGINIASKRSLDDTTNEIQFDNFEDFAPQVNIRSPFSSNTNLSSLAHTLPDLDRSTRLRQLSMSQQSKFISYVDQQLLAIQRKFVQSRGLNDKLGYVTLSELLKDVKALLDFIWYSIDGLVSTEHLLQFSKEELNSKISSWEQEVLQKDQQTVKSSDFGQTYYIMRIADDLMDYVEKFEIAPSDRETISKLFKLFFILDRIFKLLIVGLNANNIKLNQTDVIRFIGIAERSRMKLPLFFEHCNIHGYHFELSKIYEESLDLCPC
- the MEK1 gene encoding serine/threonine protein kinase MEK1 (similar to Saccharomyces cerevisiae MEK1 (YOR351C); ancestral locus Anc_7.41), whose protein sequence is MSGAVLGYLEVVSAEDSGPVDNRVSINRHEILRIGRNKKECHLLLNDPSISSVHCILWAILFDDDSVPMCYIKDLSLNGTTINGKSLNKNTTYLLEDGDEINLWLTKAKRDKSTVYPLFRFKAIGSDKQKLHLMTQLQLEKDIDCWNISPKVIGNGTFGHVMVCFNMADTQNTRLHQINKKLKNYAVKIIKLKPNKLDKEAKILIQLNHPNIIKVYHTYVDPLNNLYIFQDLVPGGDLFSYLAKGDRLTSISESESLLIVYQILKALEYLHRRGIVHRDLKLDNILLESPEPCTRIILADFGIAKHLTSNVTRMHTVVGTPEYCAPEVGFKANRKIYKSFSRAATIDQQKTGYDHKCDIWSLGVITHIMLTGISPFYGDGTEKSIIQNAKSGTLDFEVKHWQQISRAAKTFVKSVLQVDVTKRLDIDESLKHSWISNHRVQLEEIYRKKILRVTP
- the MNE1 gene encoding Mne1p (similar to Saccharomyces cerevisiae MNE1 (YOR350C); ancestral locus Anc_7.42), with protein sequence MIRYCIRFIHTTKGCKNSIDLVYENFVKGKPSKTVSKKLIVPIEGKSSSYTIIDRWLLDSIDPQVSNSSHGTRCELRLATVLKTLQRLRSANKNDLYFQLLNKIHSTNINWIPKLRNAQLSVPDELYYEVSTMLYKLSITQNYEDNLLLSKFILCFLKDFNPTDKGNLQTRVRFFKNCLTPITKSGSMALVESGLKLLPTGDKVLTNTLTYLVLMSFYNETNQLLRLVDHIKHKEIMVHGVVDISIFESLLAKVLRNLLNNGLEEDAQYLLEKCVIDWNLRFNDHNISSFDELCRKFAYFRLLDKLSLLTNSVQPLEILPLKSNLFDNSAFEKFLSHWQGNQNKTNAEKCEGIDFAITKLPRTGSSLEVWSTRLEEILKYQEETLSEESTKKMTINLILTRLAGEKSFGFLLQILSKLYFELNFDIPLSQCVLTGMKKNSGYHTLFKSISSSSSAFMTGLKLFCFLQDFNYEFTTDDFKYLTSKANTLKTFDNQFSLTTFYSIQFLKLFGHNFYNKEEEKWSMRANDFGIFFEDSAIMKNVKKFYEASQGSIITDDTLRTIFGESYNDPTSINGVKEQLLPILRKNDSILNSYDDASNDYVLSIDLKYSEDLMALLDAIEE